ACCTTGCCCGCGCCGCCCGTGGCCAGCACCGTCACCTTGGACAGGAAGCGCTCGATGGCGCCGCTCTCCAGGAGCGCGTACGCGCCCACGCACCGGCTGGAGGGGGCGTGCGGCCGGCGGTCCAGGATGAGGTCGATGGCGGCCGTGTTCTCGAAGAAGGTGATGTTGGGCTGCTGGTCACACGCCGCCAGCAGCGCGCGCTGCACCTCGCGGCCGGTGATGTCGCCCGAGTGGATGACCCGGCGGGCCGAGTGGCCGCCCTCGCGGGTGAGGTCGAACTCGCCGCCCAGCCGGTCGAACTCCGCGCCCAGCGCGATCAGCTCCTTGAGGCGCGTGGGGCCTTCCCGCACCGTCACCTCCACCGCGTCCCGGTGGCACAGGCCCGCGCCCGCGACGAGTGTGTCCTCGATGTGCGCGTCGAAGCTGTCCGTGGGGGCGAGCACGCTGGCGATGCCCCCCTGGGCATAGGCAGTGTTGCCTTCGCCGCGCTCGCGCTTGGTGAGCACGGCGACGGTGCCGTGCCGGGCCGCCTGCAGGGCGAACGACAGGCCTGCCACGCCGCCGCCCATGACCAGGAAATCAAACCGATGGGGCATGGCCGACAGCCTTAATGGCGGTAAGTGCTGGAAACAAGGCGATTTCTTGAGGACTTTCCGGGCGTTGTCTAAGGTTTCGGCCGCCGCCATGCGTGTCCTGACCGCCCTCGTCGTCCTGCTGACCGCCGCCCTCCCGGCGTACGCCTCCGACGGCATCTACAGCTACGTCGAGAAGGACGGCACCATCGTCTACACGAACGTGCCTCCAGGAGGCGCGCGCAAGGCGCGCAAGCTGTCCGGGACCTTCACGCCCGCGCCGGCCAAGTCCGCGCCCGTGCGGGGCCGCTCGCGGACGCCCACGGAGCTGGATCCGCACATCACCACCGCGGCGCTGCGCTACCGCATCCCGCCGGCGCTGGTGCGCGCCATCATGCACACGGAGAGCAACTTCAACCCGAACGCGCTCAGCCACAAGGGCGCCAGCGGGCTGATGCAGCTCATGCCGGGCACCGCGTCGGACATGTACGTGAAGGACATCTTCGACTCGAAGGACAACATCGAGGGCGGCGTGCGCTACCTGCGCGTGCTGGCGAACATGTTCGACGGCGACATGGTGAAGATGGTCGCCGCGTACAACGCCGGGCCGGACGCGGTGAAGAAGTACGGAGGCCAGGTGCCGCCCTACGCCGAGACGCAGGAGTACGTGCGCAAGGTCCTCCAGCTCTACTACCACTACAAGGAGCGCGAGCGGCTTGCCCAGGCCGAGGCCAGCAGCCGTGAGCCCACACCCGAGAATGACGACGCGCACGAAGGGGACGAAGGAGCCGGGCCCCGCTGAAGAGGAGTTCCTGCGGCAGCTCCACCGTGGAGCGGAGCTGCTGGGCGCCGGCAAGGTCACCGAAGCGAAGGACTTCCTGGAGCGTGCGCACCAGCTCCAGCCGCGCCACGAGAAGGCCCAGAACCTCCTGGGCCTGTCGTATTTCAAGCTGGGCCTCTTCGACCGCGCGGCGGACCTGTACGAGATGCTCGTGCGGGACAACCCGGTGGACCCCACGCTGCGCGTGAACCTGGGGCTCGTCTACCTGAAGACGAACGCGCTCCAGCGCGCGGCGCGCGAGTTCGAGACGGCCACCGACCTGGCCCCGGACCACAAGAAGGCCCACAACTACCTGGGCCTGACCTTCGCCCAGATGGGCGAGTACGGCCGCGCGCGAGAGCACTTCCTGCTGTCCGGCAGCGACGCCATGGCGGAGAAGATGTCGCGCGCCATCGCGGGGGAGGGCTACAGCCGCCCGCCCGCGCCGCCCGCTCCCGCGCCGGCCCGTCCGCGCGAGGAGGAGGAGAGCGCCGCGCCCCCGCCCTCGTCCGGTGAGAGCGACTGGGGCGCCCAGTTCGGCCTGGATGAAGCACCCCGGAGCCCGCGCGCCGCCGCCACGCCGCAGCCCCAGGCTCCCGCAAAGCCTTCGGACGACGACCTGCGCTTCGCCGAGGACGAGGGCCCGCCCGCCCCCACGGACGAGCACGCCTTCGCCAGCCGCACCCAGGAGGACGAGGACCCGAGCCTCGCCGCTGGAGAGAGCACCTACGGGGACGACGCGGAGCTGGCCGCCACCACGGACGCGGACACCTCCGGCGCCGACGTCGAGGTCGCCGACGAGCTGCCTCCCACGCCGGTGTCGGAGGAGATTGAGGTCTCCGAGGAGCCGCCCGTCCTTGCGTCCGACCTGGAGTCGGAGCCCGGCGCCGCCTTCGCGGACACCTTCGACGCGCTGGCGAAGAGCGAGTCGGCTCCCATCGCCCGGCCCTCCGAGCCGGCTCCCGTGCCCGGCGCTGTCCCCGGCATGAACCCGCCCGTGCTTACCGAGTGGGTGCCCACGGTGGCGCTGCCGGGCGCGGTGCCGGGACAGCCCTTCACGCAGGGCGCGGCGGGCGTGACGCTGGCGGTGAATGGCGAGCTGCTCACCCGGTTGGAGGGGCTGGTCGCCGTGCGCGGACAGGTGACCTTCCAGCCGGAGATGAAGCGCTTCCGGGGCCGGGCCACGGACAAGCCCTTCGGCGAGGGCGACCAGGCCATGGTGCGCGCCCGGGGGCAGGGCACGCTGCACCTGGAGCCCTCTTCGGGGCGGCAGCTGGTGCCGGTGGTCCTGGATGACGAGTCCGTCTACCTGCGCGACGCGTGCGTCTTCGCCTTCGAGGAGCCCGTCGTCTTCGAGAACGGCCGCGTGCCGTCGGAGCTGGCCCAGGACCTGGACCTCGTGCACCTGCGCGGGCAGGGGCGGGTGCTGCTCAGCCTGTCGGGCCCGCTGCGCTCGGTGCCGGTGGCCATGGACCAGCCGGTGACGGTGCCCCTCACGCACCTGGTGGGCTGGGTGGGCAACCTCACCCCGCGCGTGATGCCCCTGGTGGCGTCCGCCGCCGGGGAGACACTGCGGGGAGCGGTGGAGCTGGGCGGTGAAGGATTTGCCCTCATCGCACTCGGGGTCCGGTAGAACGCGCGCCCATGGCCACCGAGCGAGCCCTCAGGAAGCAGCGCAAGCGCGAGGAGCGGGCACGCCGCCGCGCCTCCCGCCGTCCCAGCATCCTGGTGCAGGAGTTCTGGAACCTGCCCAACATGCTCACGCTGGGGCGCATCCTCATCATCCCCGTGTTCGTCTGGCTCACCTACGACGCGGACCCCCTGCACTCGCTCCTGGCCGGCCTGGTGTTCGCGGTGGCCGCCATCACCGACGTGGTGGACGGCTACCTGGCCCGTCGCTGGAACCTCATCACCGTGGTGGGCAAGTTCATGGACCCGCTGGCGGACAAGCTCATCGCCATGGCCGCCCTGGTGATGATGGTCCGCCTGGGCCGCATCGCCGCCTGGGTCGTCATCGTGCTCCTGGCCCGCGAGT
The genomic region above belongs to Corallococcus caeni and contains:
- a CDS encoding lytic transglycosylase domain-containing protein — protein: MRVLTALVVLLTAALPAYASDGIYSYVEKDGTIVYTNVPPGGARKARKLSGTFTPAPAKSAPVRGRSRTPTELDPHITTAALRYRIPPALVRAIMHTESNFNPNALSHKGASGLMQLMPGTASDMYVKDIFDSKDNIEGGVRYLRVLANMFDGDMVKMVAAYNAGPDAVKKYGGQVPPYAETQEYVRKVLQLYYHYKERERLAQAEASSREPTPENDDAHEGDEGAGPR
- a CDS encoding tetratricopeptide repeat protein yields the protein MTTRTKGTKEPGPAEEEFLRQLHRGAELLGAGKVTEAKDFLERAHQLQPRHEKAQNLLGLSYFKLGLFDRAADLYEMLVRDNPVDPTLRVNLGLVYLKTNALQRAAREFETATDLAPDHKKAHNYLGLTFAQMGEYGRAREHFLLSGSDAMAEKMSRAIAGEGYSRPPAPPAPAPARPREEEESAAPPPSSGESDWGAQFGLDEAPRSPRAAATPQPQAPAKPSDDDLRFAEDEGPPAPTDEHAFASRTQEDEDPSLAAGESTYGDDAELAATTDADTSGADVEVADELPPTPVSEEIEVSEEPPVLASDLESEPGAAFADTFDALAKSESAPIARPSEPAPVPGAVPGMNPPVLTEWVPTVALPGAVPGQPFTQGAAGVTLAVNGELLTRLEGLVAVRGQVTFQPEMKRFRGRATDKPFGEGDQAMVRARGQGTLHLEPSSGRQLVPVVLDDESVYLRDACVFAFEEPVVFENGRVPSELAQDLDLVHLRGQGRVLLSLSGPLRSVPVAMDQPVTVPLTHLVGWVGNLTPRVMPLVASAAGETLRGAVELGGEGFALIALGVR
- the pgsA gene encoding CDP-diacylglycerol--glycerol-3-phosphate 3-phosphatidyltransferase — translated: MATERALRKQRKREERARRRASRRPSILVQEFWNLPNMLTLGRILIIPVFVWLTYDADPLHSLLAGLVFAVAAITDVVDGYLARRWNLITVVGKFMDPLADKLIAMAALVMMVRLGRIAAWVVIVLLAREFIVSGLRTIAASEGMVIAAGQEGKWKTSLQLVGIISLCVHYVHPLDLGFRTVPVDYNQVGKVLVYLSGAFSVWSAVVYFRAFLGMLARRGGADPDAKSV